Proteins encoded within one genomic window of Eurosta solidaginis isolate ZX-2024a chromosome 1, ASM4086904v1, whole genome shotgun sequence:
- the Boh1 gene encoding uncharacterized protein Boh1, with product MDSTIISNVPLEAQKTETILVSADSCISSPKAVVAHQMAVTEVPEMIAVETIFISDQLARQKKIELSEALVLSESYIVDDAEDDSEDDADVYLLQTQDFGTMVQPDAEDFAGQTDGPNPQRDREIQTMKFSSKKDIGIQCECETDLFFEDMQRDGDPLDGENINSQRCYAQFLVFVQNNTNIYSGSKTECMKCGEVCKNFKQTLSHMAIHWGPSTLCERCGQSIEHARLLYLHQCEFAPPNKNAQKQCPLYTCGIILKSNKKLLNHLNHHLNSDFSQCLIQAAQRKLSFTKKISARQQSPKKTALRGCTRDTLRCQICLIRFKSTFAFVRHRQKCIKRFMERLKVKKRKNMSANSDKLLILENFTK from the exons ATGGATTCGACAATAATCTCAAATG TGCCGCTGGAAGCTCAGAAAACGGAAACTATTCTTGTAAGCGCTGATAGTTGTATATCGAGTCCCAAAGCAGTAGTAGCTCACCAG atGGCCGTAACAGAGGTTCCTGAAATGATTGCTGTGGAAACGATATTTATATCAGATCAATTAGCCAGGCAGAAAAAAATTGAGTTGTCCGAAGCACTTGTTCTGTCAGAATCATACATTGTCGACGACGCCGAAGACGATTCGGAAGATGATGCCGACGTATACCTACTCCAAACGCAAGATTTTGGTACAATGGTGCAACCTGATGCTGAAGACTTTGCCGGCCAAACGGACGGACCCAATCCTCAAAGGGATCGTGAAattcaaactatgaaattttcTAGTAAAAAAGATATCGGTATACAATGCGAATGCGAAACTGATTTATTCTTTGAAGATATGCAAAGAGATGGTGATCCGTTAGATGGAGAGAATATAAATAGCCAGCGATGCTATGCACAATTTTTGGTTTTTGTACAAAATAATACCAATATTTATAGTGGCAGTAAAACAGAATGTATGAAATGTGGAGAAGTAtgcaaaaattttaagcaaaCTCTCTCACATATGGCAATACACTGGGGGCCATCGACGTTGTGTGAAAGATGTGGCCAAAGTATTGAACATGCAAGGCTATTATATCTACATCAATGCGAGTTTGCGCCCCCAAATAAAAACGCCCAAAAACAATGTCCTTTGTATACATGTGGAATTATTCTTAAGTCAAACAAGAAGCTATTGAACCATTTAAACCATCATTTGAATTCGGACTTTAGTCAATGTTTAATTCAAGCAGCGCAGAGAAAATTaagttttactaaaaaaattagtGCGCGCCAACAATCTCCTAAAAAGACAGCATTGCGAGGATGCACTCGAGATACATTGCGTTGTCAAATTTGTTTAATTAGATTCAAAAGCACATTTGCATTTGTCAGACACCGCCAAAAGTGCATAAAAAGGTTCATGGAAAGACTTAAAGTAAAAAAACGCAAAAATATGAGTGCAAATTCAGATAAACTcttaattttagaaaattttactaaataa
- the mRpS22 gene encoding small ribosomal subunit protein mS22, with amino-acid sequence MLLRKLSNYGILRASLRSQQCTASTSSNVLDTTSSTLLYDRDPQPQFTDPETQKLLQSMTQMDLDKIFQKQSVKDNSVEYKLMTVEMLEKEYRKTVERARKRLQMPPIVQLKKDEPQIISNDSALTGFSDTKYIFTDITYGLRQSERKVVVRQTDGTLEYAPMEVTKRMRQLYFPLEGRKIRVPQMFKGEHLQRCLDEQKYLFILDRMIVQFEPYEPEFHHISSRVYQHINETKQFDVLRSTRHFGPMAFFYAWHHCIDDLLYDMVRRDYLQNAVELIALFYKLHGIKYNYKDILQKFDEIRPAGDVALKELNKELKRSAKNLKADIEDTIGKTAVDFEVDNLCLPFLENYISKHALKKVQLELATQTIKEINAEKKQLLEGLAKAHGVS; translated from the coding sequence atgctTTTGCGGAAATTATCGAATTATGGCATACTACGTGCAAGCCTTCGCTCACAGCAATGCACAGCATCTACAAGCTCCAATGTGTTGGACACTACGTCGTCTACTTTGCTCTACGACCGCGATCCCCAACCACAATTCACAGATCCTGAAACTCAAAAGCTACTGCAGTCCATGACACAAATGGATCTAGATAAAATCTTTCAAAAACAGTCGGTTAAGGACAATTCCGTCGAATATAAGCTTATGACTGTTGAAATGTTGGAGAAAGAATATCGTAAAACGGTTGAGCGCGCTAGAAAAAGATTACAAATGCCGCCTATAGTGCAGTTAAAAAAAGATGAACCCCAAATTATTTCAAACGATAGCGCCTTAACAGGGTTTTCCGATACCAAATACATATTCACAGACATAACTTATGGATTACGCCAATCGGAACGTAAAGTAGTTGTGCGACAAACTGATGGTACACTAGAATATGCACCTATGGAGGTAACCAAACGAATGCGTCAATTATACTTTCCACTTGAAGGCAGAAAAATTCGAGTTCCGCAAATGTTTAAAGGTGAGCATTTACAACGTTGCCTGGATGAGCAAAAGTATTTATTCATTTTGGATCGTATGATTGTACAATTCGAACCCTATGAACCAGAGTTCCATCATATAAGCAGTAGGGTATATCAGCACATAAACGAAACTAAACAATTTGATGTATTGCGCTCTACGAGGCATTTTGGTCCAATGGCATTTTTCTATGCATGGCATCATTGTATTGATGATTTATTGTACGACATGGTGCGACGAGATTATCTACAAAACGCTGTCGAACTTATTGCGCTCTTTTACAAATTACACGGTATTAAGTATAATTacaaagatattttgcaaaagtTTGATGAAATAAGGCCCGCTGGTGATGTAGCTTTAAAGGAATTAAACAAAGAGTTGAAACGGTCAGCAAAAAATCTAAAGGCGGATATCGAAGACACTATTGGAAAAACTGCGGTTGACTTTGAAGTAGATAACTTATGTTTACCATTCCTTGAGAACTATATTAGTAAACATGCATTAAAGAAAGTTCAGCTGGAGTTGGCGACACAAACGATAAAAGAAATCAACGCTGAGAAGAAGCAATTGCTAGAGGGGCTAGCCAAAGCGCATggtgtttcataa